Proteins from a genomic interval of Plasmodium reichenowi strain SY57 chromosome 11, whole genome shotgun sequence:
- a CDS encoding early transcribed membrane protein 11.2 translates to MKITKIFYFFAALLALNFIAPNYFNGYVEAKKALTPAEK, encoded by the coding sequence ATGAAAATCACAAAGatcttttatttctttgCCGCCTTATTGGCCTTAAACTTCATTGCCCCAAACTACTTTAACGGATATGTAGAAGCAAAGAAAGCTTTAACACCAGCTGAAAAGAA